In the genome of Paenibacillus sp. FSL R5-0766, one region contains:
- the trpA gene encoding tryptophan synthase subunit alpha — protein MNLMDQTFQQLKEQNRTALIPFLTVGDPDVDTTIDIIKELEQAGADILELGVPYSDPLADGPVIQRASERALKSQITIRTVMETAAKARKAGVKLPFVLFTYYNPVLQTGLDVFFDELVKHDISGMIIPDLPIEEAEEMRERANRAGVHLVPLVAPTSNARIERIVTGASGFIYCVSSLGVTGERASFFDGVESFIETVKSLTDLPVAVGFGISSHEQVAHFSRICDGVVVGSAIVRQVEDSIPLLENPDTRAAGLLQIRNFVAQLKG, from the coding sequence ATGAATCTGATGGACCAGACCTTCCAGCAATTGAAGGAACAGAATCGCACGGCACTTATTCCATTCTTAACCGTGGGAGACCCGGATGTGGATACAACGATTGATATCATCAAGGAGCTTGAACAGGCTGGAGCGGACATTTTGGAACTGGGTGTTCCCTATTCAGATCCGCTTGCAGATGGCCCAGTCATTCAGCGTGCTTCCGAACGTGCGCTGAAAAGCCAGATTACCATTCGTACTGTTATGGAAACTGCTGCAAAAGCTCGTAAGGCAGGTGTGAAACTGCCGTTTGTACTGTTCACCTATTATAATCCGGTATTGCAGACAGGACTGGATGTATTCTTTGATGAATTGGTCAAACACGATATTAGTGGCATGATCATTCCGGACCTGCCGATTGAGGAAGCGGAAGAGATGCGTGAACGGGCAAATCGTGCGGGTGTGCATCTGGTGCCGCTTGTTGCACCTACCTCTAATGCCCGGATTGAGCGGATTGTAACGGGAGCGAGTGGCTTTATCTATTGTGTATCATCCCTAGGGGTAACCGGAGAGAGAGCTTCTTTCTTTGATGGCGTTGAAAGCTTCATTGAGACGGTGAAAAGTCTGACAGACCTCCCTGTAGCGGTAGGTTTTGGTATCTCCAGTCATGAGCAGGTGGCACATTTCTCCCGCATCTGCGATGGCGTTGTTGTAGGTAGTGCCATTGTTCGTCAGGTGGAAGATTCGATTCCTCTGCTTGAAAATCCGGATACGCGTGCAGCGGGACTGTTGCAAATTCGCAACTTTGTGGCACAATTAAAGGGATAG
- the hisC gene encoding histidinol-phosphate transaminase, whose amino-acid sequence MKPKSQIVNLPVYQPGKPIEEVKRELGLEQVIKLASNENPYGSSPAALEAITKEMTNISIYPDGSSVELTGVLAKHLGVERNNLIFGCGSDEIIALITRAFFLPGDETIMADQTFSVYKSNADIEGAVSIEVPLKNGTHDLSAMLAQINDKTKAVWVCNPNNPTGTIISEQELTAFMDRVPAHVMVILDEAYYEFVTDEAYPQSIPLIERYPNLVILRTFSKIYGLASLRIGYGIARPEIIDLINRVREPFNTSRFGQVAATAALLDQDFVQECSKRNATDRDYLQNEFTRLGLSYFPSQGNFIMVDLNMPSAIAFQSLLKQGIIVRSGFHVYPTYIRVSVGTSEQNRAFVTALENTLAEKAVARP is encoded by the coding sequence TTGAAACCGAAATCCCAGATTGTCAATCTGCCTGTGTACCAGCCGGGCAAACCGATTGAAGAAGTGAAACGTGAACTGGGGCTTGAACAAGTCATCAAGCTGGCCTCCAACGAAAACCCGTACGGCAGTTCTCCTGCCGCTCTGGAAGCCATTACGAAAGAAATGACTAATATAAGCATATACCCAGATGGTAGCTCGGTTGAGCTGACGGGAGTTCTTGCCAAGCATCTTGGCGTTGAACGGAACAACTTAATATTTGGTTGTGGTTCCGATGAGATTATTGCTTTGATCACAAGAGCTTTCTTCTTGCCGGGTGACGAGACCATCATGGCAGATCAGACATTTTCTGTATATAAAAGCAATGCAGATATTGAGGGTGCCGTGTCCATCGAAGTGCCTCTGAAAAATGGCACGCATGATCTGAGCGCGATGCTCGCGCAAATTAACGACAAAACCAAAGCAGTATGGGTGTGTAATCCAAATAATCCGACAGGTACGATTATCTCCGAGCAGGAACTTACAGCCTTTATGGACCGTGTGCCTGCTCATGTGATGGTCATACTGGACGAAGCTTATTATGAATTCGTAACCGATGAAGCATACCCGCAAAGTATACCATTGATCGAACGGTATCCGAACTTGGTCATCCTGCGGACATTCTCCAAAATTTACGGTTTGGCTTCGCTTCGGATCGGATATGGTATTGCACGTCCCGAAATTATTGATTTGATTAACCGTGTACGTGAACCGTTTAACACCTCCCGTTTTGGACAGGTTGCGGCAACCGCTGCACTACTGGATCAGGATTTTGTTCAAGAGTGCTCGAAGCGGAATGCAACGGATCGGGATTACCTGCAAAATGAATTTACACGGCTCGGATTGTCGTATTTCCCTTCACAGGGTAATTTCATTATGGTTGACCTGAATATGCCTTCGGCAATTGCGTTCCAATCCTTGCTCAAACAAGGCATTATCGTTCGCTCAGGATTCCACGTATACCCAACTTACATTCGTGTGTCCGTCGGAACATCAGAACAGAACCGTGCATTTGTCACGGCACTGGAGAACACGCTGGCTGAGAAGGCGGTAGCACGCCCTTAA
- the trpB gene encoding tryptophan synthase subunit beta: MTHQLPDQHGRFGHFGGRFVPETLMNALIELEEAYSHFSEDEEFNKELNYLLSEYSGRETPLYHAEQLSRRLGGPKIYLKREDLNHTGAHKINNAIGQGLLAKRMGKKKVIAETGAGQHGVATATVAALLGLECKVFMGEEDTERQQLNVFRMKLLGAEVIPVTSGTRTLKDAGNEALRYWVSNVEDTFYVLGSVVGPHPYPMMVRNFQRVIGDETRRQIQEIEGRLPDVIVAAVGGGSNAIGMFYPFIGDQDVKLVGVEAAGKGVETEYHAATMTKGTHGVFQGSMSYLLQDEYGQVQPAHSISAGLDYPGVGPEHSYLKDIERAKYVPITDQEALDALQLLCRTEGIIPALESAHAVAQVVKLAPELTADDIVVICLSGRGDKDVESIMKYTGGDLG; the protein is encoded by the coding sequence GCACTTATTGAGTTGGAGGAGGCATACAGCCACTTCTCTGAAGATGAGGAATTTAACAAGGAACTGAACTATCTGCTAAGCGAGTATTCTGGACGTGAAACGCCATTGTATCATGCAGAGCAATTGTCACGCCGATTGGGCGGACCGAAAATTTATCTGAAACGTGAAGATCTCAATCATACAGGCGCGCACAAAATTAATAACGCCATTGGACAAGGTTTGCTTGCCAAACGGATGGGCAAAAAGAAAGTTATTGCCGAAACGGGTGCAGGTCAACATGGCGTTGCAACGGCAACCGTAGCCGCATTGCTTGGATTGGAATGCAAAGTATTTATGGGCGAAGAAGATACAGAGCGTCAACAGTTAAACGTATTTCGGATGAAGCTGCTCGGAGCAGAAGTGATTCCGGTTACGTCCGGAACACGGACACTGAAGGATGCTGGTAACGAAGCACTTCGCTACTGGGTCAGTAATGTGGAGGATACATTCTATGTGCTCGGATCAGTGGTTGGTCCTCATCCATATCCGATGATGGTGCGGAATTTCCAACGTGTGATTGGTGATGAGACCCGTCGTCAGATTCAGGAGATCGAAGGGCGTTTGCCGGATGTAATTGTAGCAGCTGTTGGTGGAGGAAGTAATGCGATCGGTATGTTCTATCCATTTATCGGCGATCAGGATGTGAAACTTGTTGGTGTTGAAGCCGCAGGCAAAGGGGTCGAAACCGAGTATCACGCTGCGACGATGACCAAAGGTACGCATGGTGTATTCCAGGGATCTATGAGTTACCTGTTGCAGGATGAGTATGGACAGGTTCAGCCAGCACATTCCATCTCGGCCGGACTTGATTATCCGGGTGTTGGTCCGGAGCATTCCTATCTCAAGGATATTGAACGGGCAAAATATGTACCGATCACGGATCAGGAAGCACTGGATGCCCTGCAACTCCTATGTCGGACGGAGGGAATCATTCCTGCTCTGGAGTCTGCACATGCGGTAGCCCAAGTTGTCAAACTGGCGCCTGAACTTACAGCAGATGATATTGTAGTCATTTGTCTGTCGGGACGTGGAGACAAGGATGTTGAATCGATCATGAAATACACGGGAGGTGACTTGGGATGA